Proteins encoded by one window of Thermoanaerobaculia bacterium:
- the purD gene encoding phosphoribosylamine--glycine ligase yields MKVLLVGSGGREHAIASALREGGSVGEIFAAPGNAGIGRIADVVPISAASVIELADFAERVDVGLTVVGPELPLTLGIVDEFQKRRLPIFGPTRLATEIEASKIFSKELCRRLGIATARASFCATRAEAERALSELGYPAVLKADGLAAGKGVMAVASREEAGTALDLFFDEKVFGNAADRILVEEFLEGEEASFLALCDGKTALALPTAKDYKKVFEGDRGPNTGGMGAHSPAGVLGGEQAAAVLKEIVYPVLSTLAAEKRAFCGVLYVGLMLTSDGMKVLEFNARFGDPETEAILPRLDSDLAPVLAACASGDLAGRELAWKPEACVAVVLASAGYPGSYQTGFPIEGLEEAESMPGVNLFHAGTALREGKIVTSGGRVLVVSGRGANLSEASERAYAAADRIQFEGKTFRRDIGSRFSAH; encoded by the coding sequence GGAGATCTTCGCCGCTCCGGGAAACGCCGGAATCGGAAGGATCGCGGACGTGGTGCCGATCTCGGCGGCCTCGGTGATCGAGCTCGCCGATTTCGCCGAACGCGTGGACGTCGGGCTCACCGTTGTCGGTCCGGAACTCCCGCTCACGCTGGGAATCGTCGACGAGTTCCAGAAGCGCCGCCTGCCGATTTTCGGGCCGACGCGCCTCGCCACCGAGATCGAGGCCTCGAAGATCTTCTCGAAGGAGCTCTGCCGGCGTCTCGGCATCGCGACGGCCCGGGCGTCGTTCTGCGCCACGCGCGCGGAGGCGGAAAGGGCGCTCTCGGAGCTCGGTTACCCGGCGGTGCTCAAGGCCGACGGTCTCGCCGCGGGCAAGGGAGTGATGGCGGTTGCCTCGCGCGAGGAGGCCGGAACCGCGCTCGATCTCTTCTTCGACGAGAAGGTCTTCGGGAACGCCGCGGACCGGATCCTCGTCGAGGAGTTCCTCGAAGGGGAAGAGGCGTCCTTCCTCGCCTTGTGCGACGGGAAAACGGCGCTCGCTCTCCCGACGGCCAAGGACTACAAGAAGGTGTTCGAGGGGGATCGCGGGCCGAACACCGGCGGGATGGGCGCCCATTCGCCGGCCGGCGTGCTCGGAGGCGAGCAGGCGGCGGCCGTCCTGAAGGAGATCGTTTACCCGGTTCTGTCGACCCTCGCGGCCGAGAAGCGCGCGTTCTGCGGGGTTCTGTACGTCGGTCTGATGCTGACCAGCGATGGCATGAAGGTCCTCGAGTTCAACGCGCGGTTCGGCGATCCCGAAACGGAGGCGATCCTTCCCCGGCTCGATTCGGACCTGGCGCCCGTGCTCGCCGCGTGCGCGAGCGGCGACCTCGCCGGGCGGGAGCTCGCGTGGAAGCCCGAAGCATGCGTGGCGGTGGTCCTCGCCTCGGCGGGATACCCCGGTTCGTACCAGACCGGTTTCCCGATCGAGGGCCTCGAAGAGGCCGAGTCCATGCCGGGCGTCAACCTCTTTCACGCGGGGACGGCGCTTCGCGAAGGGAAGATCGTCACCTCGGGAGGGCGGGTCCTCGTCGTCTCGGGACGGGGCGCAAACCTCTCGGAGGCCTCGGAACGGGCTTACGCGGCCGCCGACCGTATCCAATTCGAAGGGAAGACTTTCCGCCGGGACATCGGCTCCCGATTCTCGGCGCATTAA
- the bshB1 gene encoding bacillithiol biosynthesis deacetylase BshB1, with protein sequence MSAETVDVLAVSAHPDDLELTCGGTLAKIAASGRTFGILDLTRGEMGTRGSPEQRDAEARRAAEILGATFRRTLDLGDGGLRTGRAEELMVVDEIRRAKPRIVLAPWPEDRHPDHARAGRLVGDAAFYAGLRRIETAHPAHRPQQVLYFSTMYERRPDFVVDVSATHEIKMRAIRAFASQFHDPSSKEPMTILATENFLAGVEGRARNAGLAIGVAFGEGFRSMRPPRIDDLVAAFEGFEPGF encoded by the coding sequence ATGAGCGCCGAGACCGTCGACGTCCTCGCCGTTTCCGCCCACCCGGACGACCTGGAGCTCACGTGCGGCGGAACCCTGGCGAAGATCGCGGCCTCCGGGCGCACGTTCGGGATCCTCGATCTCACCCGCGGCGAAATGGGGACGCGGGGCTCTCCCGAGCAGCGGGACGCCGAGGCGCGCCGCGCGGCCGAGATCCTCGGGGCGACGTTCCGGAGGACGCTCGACCTCGGCGACGGCGGCCTGCGCACCGGCCGCGCCGAAGAGCTGATGGTGGTCGACGAGATCCGCCGCGCGAAGCCGAGGATCGTCCTCGCCCCGTGGCCGGAAGACCGGCACCCGGACCACGCGCGCGCCGGACGCCTCGTGGGCGACGCCGCGTTCTATGCCGGGCTGCGGCGGATCGAAACGGCCCACCCGGCGCATCGTCCGCAGCAGGTCCTCTACTTCTCGACGATGTACGAGCGTCGCCCCGATTTCGTGGTCGACGTGTCGGCGACGCACGAGATCAAGATGCGGGCGATCCGCGCCTTCGCGTCGCAGTTCCACGATCCCTCGTCGAAGGAGCCGATGACGATCCTCGCGACGGAGAATTTCCTCGCCGGGGTCGAGGGGCGCGCGCGAAACGCGGGACTGGCGATCGGCGTGGCGTTCGGCGAAGGCTTCCGCTCGATGCGGCCTCCCCGGATCGACGATC
- the lepB gene encoding signal peptidase I, with the protein MPRRNQSLTREYYEAILVAVIFALFVRTFVVQAFQVPSGSMEQTVLVGDHMLVNKFVYAPHGDNVLEKLLPYRKPRHGDVFVFKFPLNPDRDFIKRVVGLPGDRIEGRNKTVLVNGSPFPETHTYHTDPHNTYPADENLPEMYRKRDNFGPVDVPADGFWAMGDNRDNSYDSRFWGPVPRDNVKGRALLVYWSYQAEPDSAEWHGLADKIGRLAGVAFHFFTRTRWDRTFRLVR; encoded by the coding sequence GTGCCGCGCCGCAACCAGAGCCTCACCCGCGAGTATTACGAAGCGATCCTCGTCGCGGTCATCTTCGCGCTCTTCGTGAGGACCTTCGTCGTGCAGGCCTTCCAGGTGCCGAGCGGTTCGATGGAACAGACCGTGCTCGTCGGCGATCACATGCTCGTCAACAAGTTCGTCTACGCGCCGCACGGCGACAACGTCCTCGAGAAGCTGCTTCCGTACCGCAAGCCCAGGCACGGGGACGTGTTCGTCTTCAAATTCCCGCTCAACCCCGATCGCGACTTCATCAAGCGGGTCGTCGGACTGCCCGGCGATCGAATCGAGGGAAGGAACAAGACCGTCCTCGTCAACGGCTCGCCGTTCCCGGAGACGCACACGTACCACACGGATCCTCACAACACGTATCCCGCCGACGAGAACCTGCCCGAGATGTACCGCAAGCGCGACAACTTCGGGCCGGTCGACGTGCCGGCGGACGGATTCTGGGCGATGGGAGACAATCGCGACAACTCCTACGACTCGCGCTTCTGGGGTCCCGTGCCCCGCGACAACGTGAAGGGGCGGGCCCTTCTGGTATACTGGTCGTACCAGGCGGAGCCCGATTCGGCCGAATGGCACGGCCTCGCGGACAAGATCGGCCGGCTCGCGGGTGTCGCCTTTCACTTCTTCACCCGGACGCGCTGGGATCGGACCTTCCGGCTCGTTCGCTAG
- the bshC gene encoding bacillithiol biosynthesis BshC has product MIPFESMPGIPRLFLAFARGNAGAFFPDPPTFEAVEGRARELLARGNGQVAAAAGQQAGLLGGPLLALIKAAAVSRLAERLAARGVAARGLFWIASEDHDLREVARATLLVDGAPEEIRLPVPPQSFQPAGTVPIPPEIENVFAEAGRDPSASEDVIARFAGAWAPGTTYADAFRRTLSSLLPDAALDWVDPLESRWRAPVLEFFRHAFAEAGAITAALDEADRRLGDAGFAPQVERGTGDFPAFVIEDGVRKKISWDGRTFGVHGHDERFTADSLTEFVSREGSRPSAAALLRPVLQSHLFPVAVEVLGPSELAYHAQTAPLFGVLGVARPVFLPRPHLLPRGARERRALEALGVADADLFRVREVARPEPPAVSPRLQALEREVAERLTALGPEIRAVDPTLEPVASGAGEKAAHAIARLREKVDRAAERRDADRMRRIETIETFLTPGGAPADRVFGPLTYALRFGTDFVPALSGAAECRTDGARFVDYE; this is encoded by the coding sequence ATGATTCCGTTCGAATCGATGCCGGGGATTCCCCGGCTTTTTCTCGCGTTCGCGCGGGGGAATGCCGGGGCGTTTTTCCCCGACCCGCCGACGTTCGAGGCGGTCGAAGGGCGGGCGAGGGAGCTTCTCGCGCGCGGAAACGGACAGGTCGCCGCCGCCGCGGGGCAGCAGGCGGGACTCCTCGGAGGGCCTCTCCTGGCGCTCATCAAGGCCGCCGCCGTATCCCGCCTCGCCGAACGGCTCGCGGCCCGGGGAGTCGCCGCGCGCGGGCTGTTCTGGATCGCTTCGGAAGACCACGATCTCCGCGAAGTCGCCCGGGCGACGCTTCTGGTCGACGGCGCGCCGGAGGAGATCCGCCTTCCCGTTCCGCCCCAGAGCTTTCAACCGGCGGGGACGGTGCCGATCCCGCCGGAGATCGAGAATGTTTTCGCCGAAGCGGGACGGGACCCGTCGGCTTCCGAGGACGTCATCGCGCGTTTCGCGGGCGCCTGGGCGCCGGGAACCACGTACGCGGACGCCTTCCGCCGGACGCTCTCGTCCCTCCTTCCGGATGCCGCGCTCGACTGGGTCGACCCGCTCGAGTCGCGATGGCGCGCGCCGGTGCTCGAATTCTTCCGGCACGCGTTCGCGGAGGCGGGCGCGATCACCGCGGCTCTCGACGAAGCGGATCGCCGGCTGGGAGACGCCGGATTCGCGCCCCAGGTCGAGCGGGGAACCGGCGATTTCCCCGCCTTCGTGATCGAGGACGGGGTTCGAAAGAAGATCTCCTGGGACGGGCGAACGTTCGGCGTTCACGGGCACGACGAGCGGTTCACGGCCGATTCGCTGACGGAGTTCGTCTCTCGCGAGGGCTCTCGTCCTTCAGCCGCCGCGCTGCTCCGGCCGGTTCTGCAGTCGCATCTCTTCCCGGTCGCCGTGGAGGTCCTCGGACCTTCCGAGCTCGCGTACCACGCCCAGACGGCCCCGCTCTTCGGGGTGCTCGGGGTGGCGCGGCCCGTTTTCCTTCCCCGCCCGCACCTCCTGCCCCGGGGAGCGCGGGAGCGCCGCGCGCTCGAGGCACTCGGCGTCGCCGACGCCGATCTCTTCCGCGTCCGGGAGGTCGCGCGGCCGGAGCCGCCCGCCGTTTCTCCCAGGCTCCAGGCCCTCGAACGCGAGGTGGCGGAGAGGCTGACCGCGCTCGGGCCGGAGATTCGCGCCGTGGATCCGACGCTCGAGCCGGTCGCATCCGGAGCGGGGGAGAAGGCCGCACACGCCATCGCGCGGCTTCGCGAGAAGGTCGATCGCGCCGCCGAACGCCGCGACGCCGATCGCATGCGCCGGATCGAAACGATCGAGACCTTTCTGACGCCCGGGGGCGCCCCCGCCGACCGGGTCTTCGGACCGCTCACCTACGCGCTGCGCTTCGGGACGGATTTCGTCCCGGCGCTCTCCGGGGCGGCGGAATGCCGGACCGACGGCGCGCGTTTCGTGGATTACGAATGA